One genomic segment of Caballeronia sp. TF1N1 includes these proteins:
- a CDS encoding phospholipid-binding protein MlaC: protein MKRYLSICFAFLLALGLSGEAFAQTSPDAVVKAAVEGTVDAMKADPQARGGDMAKITQLVQTRFLPATDFQRTTRIAVGKAWASATPEQQKQLYDQFQTLLVRTYAASLSQLRDQDVKFSFESPKADANARDVVVESHVVSTGGDNPVRYRLGKTAQGWKIYDIDMMGAWLIQVYQQQFAGQLQKDGVDGLIKYLSEHNSRSAG from the coding sequence ATGAAACGCTATCTGTCCATTTGCTTCGCATTTCTCCTTGCCCTCGGCCTGTCCGGCGAGGCTTTCGCGCAAACTAGCCCCGACGCCGTCGTCAAGGCCGCTGTCGAAGGCACCGTCGACGCGATGAAGGCCGACCCGCAAGCGCGCGGCGGCGACATGGCGAAGATCACACAACTCGTGCAAACGCGCTTTTTGCCCGCCACCGACTTCCAGCGCACGACGCGCATAGCGGTGGGCAAGGCATGGGCCAGCGCCACGCCCGAGCAGCAGAAACAGCTTTACGACCAGTTCCAGACGTTGCTTGTGCGGACCTACGCGGCTTCGTTGTCGCAATTACGCGATCAGGACGTCAAGTTTAGCTTCGAGTCGCCCAAGGCCGATGCGAACGCGCGCGACGTCGTGGTCGAATCGCACGTCGTTTCGACTGGCGGCGACAATCCGGTGCGTTACAGATTGGGTAAGACGGCGCAAGGCTGGAAAATCTACGACATCGACATGATGGGCGCGTGGCTCATCCAGGTCTATCAGCAACAATTCGCGGGGCAACTGCAGAAAGACGGTGTCGATGGGCTGATCAAGTATCTGTCGGAGCACAATTCGCGCTCGGCGGGGTGA
- a CDS encoding MMPL family transporter, translating to MLTSNITRFVTIAIRRPAWIIAISLLLGVLSTIYVVHHFKISTDVSQLIENEPEWAARSKAIDAAFPQRGATLLIVVEAAAPEFADAAANELAAALKQEPARFKSVSHPSGGDFFEHNGLLYLPTAKVDEVTKQLVQARPLINTLAHDPTLTGLAQTLNTTLNVPLLTGQINLGQMASLLGKSATVLDGVLANQPVAFSWRDVADSAKSTGPARAFVTVLPELDFNALKAAAGSSDEIRAVAARLNLDKKYGATLHLTGAQPLADEEFASVADGAELNGILTFLVVLVILWVALRSKRMILAVFITLFVGLAITAALGLMMVHALNMISVAFMVLFVGLGVDFGIQFGVKYREERHKHKRLDVALAETARHVAVPLTLAATATAASFFSFLPTAYRGVSELGLIAGVGMFVAYITNMTLLPALIKVFAPPGEASAPGFPVLAPVDEFLDRHRKPVLIGTLVVVIGALPLLFHLHFDFNPLHLKDPHTESMATLASLKDSPEGAVNDVAVLAPSLAEADRIAAKLQKLPEVDRATTLSSLIPADQPAKLALIKAAADQLLPALNQPVASPVTDEVRVATLKRVAGALSLAADDHPGAGAAEAQHLSATLKKLAAADAATRDRADHAMAEPLRLALSQLRALLQPVEITRATLPPQMVETWVTPSGQALVDVSPKVPPGADPNDDTLLARFADAVRHAEPNAIGGPISVRHSAETIIKAFQQAAIYSLIAITVLLWIALRRLGDVLRTLVPLLVSAIVTLELCVVFRMPLNFANIIALPLMLGVGVAFKIYFVMAWRSGQTRLLQSSLTHAVMFSAATTATAFGSLWFSHHPGTSSMGRLLALSLLCTLIGAVVFQPVLMGKPRRVRAADRAKLRASQRHDNLRGIEE from the coding sequence ATGCTGACGTCCAACATTACTCGCTTCGTCACCATCGCCATACGCCGTCCGGCGTGGATTATCGCCATTTCGCTGCTGCTCGGCGTGCTGAGCACGATTTATGTCGTCCATCACTTCAAGATCAGCACCGATGTCAGTCAACTCATCGAGAACGAGCCGGAGTGGGCCGCGCGCAGCAAGGCAATCGACGCCGCGTTTCCGCAGCGCGGGGCCACGCTACTGATCGTCGTCGAAGCCGCGGCCCCCGAATTCGCCGATGCCGCCGCGAACGAACTCGCCGCCGCGCTCAAGCAGGAGCCGGCGCGCTTCAAGTCGGTGTCGCACCCTTCAGGCGGCGATTTCTTCGAGCACAACGGCCTTTTGTACTTACCCACCGCCAAGGTCGACGAAGTCACGAAGCAGCTCGTGCAGGCGCGTCCGCTCATCAACACGCTCGCGCACGACCCGACACTCACCGGCCTCGCGCAGACGCTAAATACCACGCTCAATGTGCCGCTGCTGACAGGCCAGATCAATCTCGGCCAGATGGCCAGCTTGCTCGGCAAGAGCGCGACCGTGCTCGACGGCGTGCTGGCCAATCAGCCGGTTGCCTTCTCTTGGCGCGACGTGGCGGATTCCGCAAAGAGCACCGGACCGGCGCGCGCCTTCGTCACCGTGTTGCCGGAACTCGATTTCAACGCGCTCAAGGCGGCGGCGGGCTCATCGGACGAAATTCGCGCCGTGGCGGCCAGGCTGAACCTTGACAAGAAGTACGGCGCGACGCTGCATCTGACCGGCGCGCAACCCCTCGCCGACGAAGAATTCGCCTCTGTGGCCGATGGCGCCGAGCTCAACGGCATCCTCACGTTCCTGGTCGTACTGGTCATTCTGTGGGTTGCGTTGCGCTCCAAGCGCATGATTCTCGCGGTGTTCATCACGCTCTTCGTCGGGCTCGCGATCACGGCCGCGCTCGGCCTCATGATGGTCCACGCGCTCAACATGATCTCGGTCGCGTTCATGGTGCTGTTCGTGGGTCTGGGCGTGGACTTCGGCATTCAGTTCGGCGTGAAATACCGCGAGGAACGGCACAAGCACAAGCGGCTCGACGTGGCGCTCGCCGAAACCGCGCGGCATGTGGCCGTGCCGCTGACGCTCGCCGCCACCGCGACTGCCGCAAGCTTCTTCTCCTTTCTGCCGACCGCGTATCGCGGCGTGTCGGAACTCGGGTTGATTGCGGGCGTCGGCATGTTCGTCGCGTATATCACCAACATGACCTTGCTGCCCGCGCTCATCAAGGTGTTTGCGCCGCCGGGCGAAGCAAGCGCGCCGGGCTTTCCGGTGCTCGCTCCCGTCGATGAATTCCTCGACCGGCATCGCAAGCCGGTGCTGATCGGCACGCTCGTCGTCGTGATCGGCGCGTTGCCGCTCCTGTTCCATCTGCACTTCGACTTCAACCCGCTCCATCTGAAAGATCCGCATACGGAGTCGATGGCGACACTCGCCTCGCTCAAGGATTCACCCGAGGGCGCGGTCAACGATGTCGCGGTGCTCGCGCCTTCGCTAGCGGAAGCGGATCGCATCGCGGCGAAGCTCCAGAAGCTGCCGGAAGTGGATCGCGCGACCACGTTGTCGTCGCTGATTCCGGCCGATCAGCCGGCAAAGCTCGCGCTCATCAAGGCTGCCGCCGATCAGTTGCTGCCGGCGCTGAACCAGCCGGTGGCATCGCCCGTGACGGATGAAGTGCGCGTCGCCACGCTCAAGCGCGTCGCGGGTGCGCTGTCGCTCGCGGCCGACGATCACCCCGGCGCGGGCGCGGCCGAAGCGCAGCATCTCTCGGCCACGCTCAAGAAGCTCGCCGCCGCCGATGCCGCCACGCGCGATCGCGCCGACCACGCGATGGCCGAGCCATTGCGCCTCGCGCTCAGCCAGTTGCGCGCGCTGTTGCAGCCGGTCGAGATCACGCGCGCCACCTTGCCGCCGCAAATGGTCGAGACGTGGGTTACGCCGAGTGGTCAGGCGCTCGTCGATGTCTCGCCGAAAGTGCCGCCGGGCGCCGATCCGAACGACGACACCCTGCTCGCCCGTTTCGCAGATGCCGTGCGCCACGCCGAGCCGAACGCCATAGGCGGTCCGATCTCCGTGCGCCATTCGGCCGAAACGATCATCAAGGCGTTCCAGCAGGCGGCGATCTACTCGCTGATCGCGATCACCGTGCTGTTGTGGATCGCCTTGCGCCGTTTGGGCGATGTTTTACGAACTTTGGTACCGTTGCTCGTCTCCGCGATCGTCACGCTGGAACTGTGCGTCGTCTTCAGGATGCCGCTCAACTTTGCGAACATCATCGCGTTGCCGCTCATGCTGGGCGTCGGCGTGGCGTTCAAGATCTATTTCGTGATGGCGTGGCGCTCCGGCCAGACGCGCTTGCTGCAATCGAGTCTCACGCATGCCGTGATGTTCAGCGCGGCAACGACCGCAACCGCGTTCGGCAGTCTGTGGTTTTCGCATCACCCCGGCACATCCAGCATGGGGCGGCTGCTCGCGCTGTCGCTTTTGTGCACGCTGATCGGCGCCGTGGTATTTCAGCCGGTATTGATGGGCAAGCCCCGCCGTGTACGCGCAGCCGATCGGGCGAAGCTGCGCGCGAGCCAGCGGCACGACAACCTAAGAGGAATCGAAGAATGA
- a CDS encoding VacJ family lipoprotein, translated as MRTALAAGAHRKLATSVVIASALLVAGCATGPDRNPRDPLEPMNRTIFKFNDTLDTYVAKPVAQFYVDYTPSPFRTAVSNFFSNIGDFSNFANNLLQLKITDATQDLMRIAINSVFGLGGLIDIASPAGLPKHHQDFGLTLGHYGVPSGPYLVIPLLGPSSFRDSTTWLVDWRVNPISYADNEIRWPLYGINFVSARADLIGATDLLSQAALDKYAFVRDAYTQRRQYLLTGGGTATLPDYGDEGASAPDAASAPGVPGATGGGSAAQGLPNYADPGAAAAPAGGMGGKSPAPAETTPSSSSKDQDVPQYEDPGAK; from the coding sequence ATGAGAACGGCTTTAGCCGCTGGTGCGCATCGCAAGCTGGCCACGAGTGTGGTGATTGCGAGCGCGCTTTTGGTCGCGGGATGCGCGACCGGACCGGACCGCAATCCGCGCGATCCGCTCGAACCGATGAACCGCACGATCTTCAAATTCAACGACACGCTCGATACCTACGTCGCGAAGCCGGTTGCGCAGTTCTATGTGGACTACACGCCGAGCCCGTTCCGCACGGCTGTCAGCAACTTCTTTTCAAATATCGGCGACTTCAGCAACTTCGCCAACAACCTGCTGCAACTGAAGATCACGGACGCCACGCAGGATTTGATGCGGATCGCCATCAACTCGGTGTTCGGTCTTGGCGGTTTGATCGACATTGCATCGCCGGCCGGTTTGCCCAAGCATCATCAGGACTTCGGTTTGACACTTGGACACTACGGCGTGCCGTCCGGTCCGTATCTCGTGATTCCGCTGCTCGGCCCGAGTTCGTTCCGGGACTCGACGACGTGGCTCGTCGACTGGCGCGTGAACCCGATCAGCTACGCGGATAACGAAATCCGCTGGCCGCTGTACGGCATCAATTTCGTGAGCGCGCGGGCCGATCTGATCGGCGCGACGGATCTTCTCTCGCAGGCCGCGCTCGACAAATACGCCTTCGTGCGCGATGCCTACACGCAGCGCCGGCAGTACTTGTTGACGGGCGGCGGGACGGCGACGTTGCCCGATTATGGCGATGAAGGCGCATCCGCCCCCGATGCCGCGAGCGCGCCGGGCGTTCCTGGCGCGACGGGCGGCGGCAGCGCCGCGCAAGGTCTGCCGAATTACGCCGATCCGGGCGCGGCCGCCGCGCCAGCGGGCGGCATGGGCGGCAAGTCGCCAGCGCCGGCGGAAACCACGCCGTCGAGTTCGAGCAAGGATCAAGACGTGCCGCAGTACGAAGATCCGGGCGCGAAGTAA
- a CDS encoding acyl-CoA thioesterase: MNFHTRKWVKPEDLNPNGTLFGGSLLRWIDEEAAIYAISQLGNQRVVTKFMSEINFLASARQGDIIELGITATHFGRTSITLRAEVRNKITRKSILTVEKMVFVNLDAQGDPAPHGRTAIRYADELFEAYRRDQRVVEAPKASSDDYGMQEAAEETH; encoded by the coding sequence ATGAATTTTCACACTCGCAAATGGGTCAAGCCCGAAGACCTGAATCCGAACGGCACCTTGTTCGGCGGCAGCCTGCTGCGCTGGATCGACGAGGAAGCCGCGATCTATGCCATCTCGCAACTGGGCAATCAGCGCGTCGTGACCAAGTTCATGTCGGAGATCAATTTTCTGGCGTCGGCGCGGCAGGGCGACATCATCGAACTGGGAATTACCGCGACGCATTTCGGCCGCACCTCGATCACGCTGCGCGCCGAAGTGCGCAACAAGATCACGCGCAAGAGCATTCTCACGGTCGAGAAAATGGTGTTCGTGAACCTCGACGCGCAAGGCGACCCGGCGCCGCATGGCCGCACGGCGATTCGCTATGCGGACGAGTTGTTCGAAGCCTATCGACGCGACCAGCGCGTGGTGGAAGCGCCGAAGGCATCGAGCGATGACTACGGCATGCAGGAAGCCGCGGAAGAAACGCACTGA
- a CDS encoding phosphorylase: protein MAFEAKIVRGRGVEVVFAARSDWLERALSDAISRGCTGVISFGTAGGLAPDLEPGALVVASSVCGPFGELRTDDAWSARIVDAFAGTPLQRLTRRGVMAGVAAPVKSEAEKRSLHSSTGALAVDMESHIAGAIALARGLPFAVCRAIVDPAWRTLPPAATAGLRDDGTTAIGPILRELARQPAQLSAMLRLAADARAARTSLVQARHALETAHALAFD, encoded by the coding sequence ATGGCGTTCGAGGCGAAGATCGTGCGCGGACGCGGCGTGGAAGTCGTGTTCGCGGCGCGCTCTGACTGGCTGGAGCGCGCGTTGTCGGACGCTATTTCGCGCGGCTGCACGGGTGTCATCAGCTTCGGAACAGCGGGCGGACTCGCGCCCGATCTGGAGCCGGGCGCGCTCGTCGTGGCCAGCAGCGTGTGCGGACCCTTCGGCGAATTGCGTACCGACGACGCCTGGTCCGCGCGTATCGTCGATGCCTTCGCGGGCACGCCGCTACAGCGCCTCACGCGGCGCGGCGTCATGGCCGGCGTCGCCGCGCCGGTCAAGAGCGAAGCGGAGAAACGCTCGTTGCATTCGTCGACGGGCGCGCTCGCGGTGGATATGGAATCGCATATCGCCGGGGCGATTGCCCTCGCGCGCGGTCTGCCGTTCGCCGTGTGCCGCGCGATTGTCGATCCGGCATGGCGCACGCTGCCGCCCGCGGCCACGGCTGGTTTGCGCGATGACGGCACCACGGCCATCGGTCCGATACTGCGAGAACTCGCGCGTCAGCCCGCGCAACTGAGCGCCATGCTGCGTCTCGCCGCCGATGCCCGCGCCGCGCGAACATCGCTCGTACAAGCGCGTCACGCGCTTGAAACCGCGCATGCACTAGCGTTCGATTGA
- the shc gene encoding squalene--hopene cyclase, which translates to MNDLSLSAVGAPVSKAALDHAVTEATDALLAAQHPEGYWLYELEADATIPAEYVLLVHYLGEEANTTLEAKIGRYLRRIQRADGGWPLFTDGAMDVSATVKAYFALKMIGDSPDAEHMQRARSAILAAGGAEKVNVFTRILLALFGVVSWRAVPMMPVEITRLPMWFPFHLSKVSYWARTVIVPLLVLNAKRPVAKNPRGVRIDELFLDAPVNTGMPSRAPHQSRGWFGFFRVVDTVLRATDNAFPKAGRQRAIEEAVRFVDERLNGEDGLGAIFPAMANSVMMYDVLGYPPEHPHRAIARKSLDKLLVIEEAEDGEAYCQPCLSPVWDTSLVAHALLETGMPKARAAVGRGLEWLLPLQILDTRGDWVSRRPNVRPGGWAFQFANPHYPDVDDTAVVAMAMERADRENGSAIYAEAISRGREWVVGMQSSDGGWGAFEPENTQFYLNNIPFSDHGALLDPPTVDVSARCLSMLAQLGETPANSEPARRAYDYIVRDQERDGSWYGRWGMNYIYGTWSALCALNAAGAAPTDSRVKRGAEWLIRIQNADGGWGEGGESYKLDYRGYEQAPSTASQTAWAVLGLMAAGQIEHPAVARGIDYLVRTQQSHGLWDETRFTATGFPRVFYLRYHGYRKFFPLWALARYRNMTREGLTRVTAAV; encoded by the coding sequence ATGAACGATTTATCCCTGTCGGCCGTGGGCGCGCCGGTATCGAAAGCCGCGCTGGACCATGCCGTCACCGAAGCCACCGATGCGCTGCTCGCGGCGCAGCATCCCGAAGGCTACTGGCTGTACGAACTCGAAGCCGACGCAACCATCCCGGCTGAATACGTGCTGCTTGTCCACTATCTCGGCGAGGAAGCGAATACGACGCTCGAAGCGAAGATCGGCCGCTATCTGCGCCGTATCCAGCGCGCGGACGGCGGCTGGCCGCTCTTCACCGACGGCGCGATGGACGTCAGCGCCACCGTCAAGGCGTATTTCGCGCTGAAGATGATCGGCGATTCGCCCGACGCGGAGCATATGCAGCGCGCCCGGAGCGCGATTCTCGCCGCTGGCGGCGCGGAAAAGGTCAACGTGTTCACGCGCATTTTGCTGGCCCTTTTCGGCGTCGTGTCGTGGCGCGCGGTGCCGATGATGCCCGTCGAAATCACGCGTCTGCCGATGTGGTTCCCGTTCCATCTGTCGAAGGTCTCGTATTGGGCGCGCACGGTCATCGTGCCGCTGCTCGTATTGAATGCGAAGCGGCCGGTGGCGAAGAATCCGCGTGGCGTGCGTATCGACGAGCTGTTTCTGGATGCGCCGGTCAATACCGGCATGCCGAGCCGCGCACCGCATCAGAGCCGCGGCTGGTTCGGCTTTTTCCGCGTGGTCGATACCGTTTTGCGCGCAACCGACAACGCGTTCCCGAAAGCGGGCCGTCAGCGCGCGATCGAGGAAGCGGTGCGTTTCGTCGATGAGCGACTGAACGGCGAAGACGGCCTAGGCGCCATTTTCCCGGCGATGGCCAATTCCGTGATGATGTACGACGTGCTCGGGTATCCGCCGGAGCATCCGCATCGCGCGATCGCACGCAAGTCGCTCGACAAGTTGCTCGTTATCGAAGAAGCCGAGGACGGCGAGGCGTACTGTCAACCGTGTTTATCGCCCGTCTGGGATACGTCGCTCGTGGCGCATGCGCTGCTCGAAACCGGCATGCCGAAGGCACGCGCGGCGGTCGGGCGCGGTCTCGAATGGCTCTTGCCGCTGCAGATTCTCGACACGCGCGGCGACTGGGTTTCACGCCGGCCGAACGTGCGGCCCGGCGGCTGGGCGTTCCAGTTCGCCAACCCGCATTACCCCGATGTCGACGACACCGCCGTCGTCGCCATGGCCATGGAACGCGCGGACCGCGAAAACGGCTCGGCGATCTACGCCGAAGCGATCTCGCGCGGACGCGAATGGGTCGTCGGCATGCAAAGCAGCGACGGCGGCTGGGGCGCGTTCGAACCGGAAAACACGCAGTTCTATTTGAACAACATCCCGTTTTCGGACCACGGCGCGCTGCTCGATCCACCTACCGTCGATGTCTCCGCGCGCTGCCTTTCCATGCTCGCGCAACTCGGCGAAACGCCCGCCAACAGCGAACCGGCGCGGCGCGCGTACGACTACATCGTGAGGGACCAGGAGCGTGACGGAAGCTGGTACGGCCGCTGGGGCATGAACTACATCTACGGCACCTGGTCGGCGTTGTGCGCGCTGAACGCGGCCGGCGCGGCGCCTACCGACTCGCGCGTTAAGCGCGGCGCGGAATGGCTCATTCGCATTCAGAACGCGGACGGCGGCTGGGGCGAGGGCGGCGAAAGCTACAAGCTCGACTATCGCGGATACGAACAGGCGCCGAGTACGGCATCGCAAACGGCGTGGGCCGTGCTCGGGCTGATGGCCGCGGGCCAGATCGAGCACCCGGCGGTGGCGCGCGGTATCGACTATCTCGTTCGCACGCAGCAAAGCCACGGTTTGTGGGACGAGACGCGCTTCACCGCGACGGGTTTTCCGCGCGTGTTTTATCTGCGCTACCACGGCTATCGCAAGTTCTTTCCGCTGTGGGCGCTCGCGCGATATCGCAACATGACGCGTGAAGGCCTGACGCGCGTGACGGCGGCCGTGTGA
- the hpnE gene encoding hydroxysqualene dehydroxylase HpnE: MSRLVHVVGAGLAGLAAAVQAQRRGARVVLHEAAAHAGGRCRSYFDVRLGATIDNGNHLLLSGNHAALGFLRAIGSADTLIGPSQPDYPFFDFANGAAWTIRMSPGRLPRWIFDANARTPDTQPADYFALLPLFFAKPGRTVGESMRAKGPVWDALVRPLLHAMLNTEPAEASAALAANLLRETVAAGGQACRPLIARNGLAHAFVEPALRLLQYGGADIRLGARVAGIAFSGTDSQERVSSIAFEDRAEPVVLAPGDGLVLATPSETARCLVPDLVAPDEFRAIVTVHFAVDAPSDLGPITCLVNGTANWLFANDGRLSATIAAADHLLATPHDELAHTVWQEVARAVRMSAVPMPPWQVVADPHATFAAVPSQEGLRAATRTRWNNFTLAGDWTATGLPATIEGAIRSGQKAADVLMNPSMER, from the coding sequence ATGTCACGGCTGGTACACGTCGTCGGCGCGGGCCTGGCGGGCCTTGCCGCAGCAGTTCAGGCGCAACGGCGCGGCGCGCGCGTCGTGCTTCACGAGGCGGCGGCGCATGCGGGCGGACGCTGCCGTTCCTATTTCGACGTGAGACTCGGCGCGACCATCGACAACGGCAATCATCTGCTGCTGTCGGGCAACCATGCGGCGTTGGGCTTTCTGCGTGCGATCGGTTCCGCCGATACGCTCATCGGCCCGAGCCAGCCCGACTACCCTTTCTTCGATTTTGCCAATGGCGCGGCGTGGACCATTCGCATGTCACCGGGACGCCTGCCGCGCTGGATTTTCGACGCCAACGCCCGCACGCCAGACACTCAGCCCGCCGACTACTTCGCGCTGTTGCCGCTCTTCTTTGCGAAGCCGGGCCGCACCGTTGGGGAATCGATGCGCGCCAAGGGCCCCGTGTGGGACGCGCTCGTGCGCCCGCTCTTGCACGCCATGCTCAACACCGAGCCCGCCGAAGCGAGCGCGGCGCTTGCCGCCAATCTGTTGCGCGAGACGGTCGCGGCGGGCGGACAGGCATGCCGGCCGCTCATCGCGCGTAACGGGCTTGCGCATGCTTTCGTCGAACCCGCGCTGCGGCTTTTGCAGTACGGCGGCGCGGACATCCGGCTGGGCGCGCGCGTGGCAGGTATCGCCTTTTCGGGCACGGATTCGCAGGAACGGGTAAGCTCCATCGCTTTCGAAGATCGCGCCGAGCCGGTCGTGCTCGCACCGGGCGACGGTCTCGTGCTTGCCACGCCGTCCGAAACCGCGCGTTGCCTCGTGCCGGATCTCGTCGCGCCGGACGAGTTTCGCGCCATCGTCACTGTGCATTTCGCGGTCGATGCGCCGTCCGATCTCGGGCCGATCACCTGTCTCGTCAACGGCACGGCTAATTGGCTATTCGCCAACGACGGCAGACTGAGCGCGACAATCGCTGCCGCGGATCACTTGCTCGCGACGCCGCACGACGAACTCGCGCACACGGTCTGGCAGGAAGTGGCGCGCGCGGTGCGGATGTCCGCCGTGCCCATGCCGCCCTGGCAGGTCGTGGCCGACCCGCACGCAACATTTGCCGCCGTGCCGTCGCAGGAAGGTTTGCGGGCCGCGACGCGCACGCGCTGGAACAACTTCACGCTCGCGGGCGACTGGACGGCGACCGGTCTGCCCGCGACGATCGAGGGCGCGATCCGCTCCGGCCAGAAGGCGGCGGACGTGCTGATGAACCCATCGATGGAACGCTGA
- the hpnD gene encoding presqualene diphosphate synthase HpnD, protein MAVSHTIADESAPDAAKASSGSSFYLAMRILPADQRDAMYQIYAFCRAVDDIADEGNLPRRERAIALDRWREDIDACYAGAPRKSLEPLTRHIQAFQLSRDDFHAVIDGMAMDAACDIVAPDEATLDLYCDRVASAVGRLSVRIFGMHEDAGRRLAHHLGRALQLTNILRDIDEDAGIGRVYLPRELLAREGISTSDAASIVADARLPRVCAVIAERAKGHYAQSDTIMAASPRHEVRAPRIMSAAYHAVLDANLKRGFDLPRTRVRTPRARLLWIVARNLL, encoded by the coding sequence TTGGCCGTTTCCCACACCATCGCTGACGAATCTGCTCCCGATGCCGCGAAGGCGTCATCCGGCAGCTCGTTTTATCTCGCGATGCGCATCCTGCCCGCCGACCAGCGGGACGCGATGTATCAGATCTACGCTTTTTGCCGCGCGGTCGACGATATCGCCGACGAAGGCAACTTGCCGCGCCGCGAACGCGCAATCGCGCTCGACCGCTGGCGCGAAGACATCGACGCGTGCTATGCCGGCGCGCCGCGAAAATCGCTCGAACCGCTCACGCGTCACATCCAGGCTTTCCAGCTTTCCCGCGACGACTTCCACGCTGTCATCGACGGCATGGCCATGGACGCCGCATGCGACATCGTCGCGCCCGACGAAGCCACGCTCGACCTCTATTGCGACCGCGTGGCAAGCGCGGTGGGCCGGCTATCGGTGAGAATCTTCGGGATGCATGAGGACGCCGGGCGACGGCTTGCACACCATCTTGGCCGCGCGCTGCAGCTGACGAACATCCTGCGCGATATCGACGAAGACGCGGGCATCGGCCGCGTCTACCTGCCGCGCGAACTGCTCGCGCGCGAAGGCATCTCGACGAGCGACGCGGCGAGTATCGTCGCCGATGCGCGCCTGCCGCGCGTGTGCGCCGTCATCGCCGAACGCGCCAAAGGGCATTACGCGCAGTCGGACACGATCATGGCCGCTTCGCCGCGCCACGAAGTGCGCGCGCCGCGCATCATGTCGGCGGCGTATCACGCCGTGCTCGACGCCAATCTGAAACGCGGCTTCGACCTGCCGCGCACGCGCGTGCGCACGCCGCGTGCGCGGCTGCTGTGGATCGTCGCGCGCAATCTTCTCTGA